One genomic region from Melioribacteraceae bacterium encodes:
- a CDS encoding C4-type zinc ribbon domain-containing protein, with product MIERLSVLYELQLIDDQLDDLEELRGDLPAAVNELSSQIQTLEQQMDDKESEKKKSLSKRKENDNEVERLKTNLKKFKSQLYQVRNNKEYDALTKEIDHSEEQITKLDNESVALEDLIQKLKNEINELEPQIETLQKDLKEKESELKQIVKANEREEAKLLDKREKIASRVKKPDYNTYMRIRKALNGKAVVTINRSACSGCHNVVPPQRQIEIRQSKRIFSCESCGRILVSSEIAEEAKKKLQL from the coding sequence TTGATAGAAAGACTTTCAGTTTTATACGAGCTGCAATTAATTGATGATCAGCTCGACGATCTCGAAGAGCTTCGGGGCGACCTTCCTGCTGCAGTAAACGAACTTTCCTCGCAGATTCAGACGCTGGAACAGCAAATGGATGATAAAGAATCCGAGAAGAAGAAATCTTTGAGCAAGCGGAAAGAAAACGACAACGAGGTTGAGCGCCTTAAAACAAATCTGAAAAAATTCAAATCTCAGCTTTATCAGGTAAGAAACAATAAAGAATACGACGCTCTGACAAAAGAGATCGATCATTCGGAAGAGCAGATTACAAAACTGGACAACGAAAGCGTTGCCCTCGAAGATCTGATTCAAAAATTAAAAAACGAGATAAACGAACTTGAACCGCAAATTGAAACTCTTCAGAAGGATCTGAAAGAAAAAGAGAGCGAGCTGAAACAGATTGTTAAAGCCAACGAACGCGAAGAAGCCAAATTATTAGATAAGCGGGAAAAAATTGCGTCAAGAGTTAAAAAGCCCGATTACAATACTTATATGAGAATCCGGAAGGCTCTGAACGGGAAAGCCGTAGTAACCATAAACCGCTCCGCGTGTTCCGGCTGCCATAACGTTGTACCCCCGCAGAGACAGATTGAAATAAGGCAGAGTAAAAGAATTTTCTCGTGCGAATCATGCGGAAGGATACTCGTTTCCTCGGAAATTGCAGAGGAAGCAAAGAAGAAATTACAACTCTAA
- a CDS encoding Nif3-like dinuclear metal center hexameric protein encodes MNVGELINLLEDWAPPGAAWEKDNVGLQVGSRRDKLKNILLCLEVDEEVLKEAIKKKCNLIFSHHPLIFKPIKKLDLQKDKQSNLIAGLIKNNISLYSAHTNLDFTRDGVSFELARILKLKNISFLQNEEGNQFKVVVFVPSENLESFSESLFETGAGIIGNYEKCSFRLNGEGTFKGNEKSNPSVGKKGELEKVKEVRLELIADAWKLNHLISAVKKYHPYEEPAYDIYPLKNRNANYGAGAVGYLEYEMSEKEFLKHTVSSLKTGRLKYCSGSGKKIKKVAVCGGSGSDLTDAALNSGADAFITADIKYHTYHDARGKILLVDAGHYETEIGSLNAVKRKIEKFLMDKETIKVYKYSGSTNPVKFY; translated from the coding sequence ATGAATGTTGGAGAACTGATTAATTTGTTGGAGGACTGGGCACCCCCGGGAGCGGCATGGGAGAAAGACAACGTCGGACTTCAAGTCGGCTCGAGGCGGGATAAACTCAAGAACATTCTGCTCTGCCTTGAGGTTGACGAAGAAGTCCTGAAAGAAGCAATCAAAAAGAAATGCAACCTAATCTTCTCACATCACCCGCTGATCTTCAAACCAATTAAAAAATTAGACTTACAAAAAGATAAACAATCAAATCTGATAGCCGGTTTAATAAAAAACAATATTTCACTCTACTCCGCGCATACAAACCTCGATTTCACCAGAGACGGCGTTTCCTTCGAACTTGCCAGAATTCTAAAATTGAAAAATATCTCTTTCCTTCAGAATGAAGAAGGTAATCAATTCAAAGTTGTTGTATTCGTTCCTTCGGAAAATCTGGAATCTTTTTCGGAATCTCTTTTTGAAACCGGTGCCGGAATAATCGGCAATTATGAAAAATGCAGTTTCAGATTAAACGGCGAGGGTACATTTAAAGGAAATGAAAAATCGAATCCGTCTGTTGGTAAAAAAGGAGAGCTTGAAAAAGTTAAAGAAGTCCGCCTCGAACTGATTGCAGACGCATGGAAACTTAACCATTTAATCTCTGCCGTCAAAAAATATCACCCGTATGAAGAACCGGCTTACGATATCTATCCCTTGAAAAACCGGAATGCCAATTATGGTGCCGGAGCGGTTGGTTATCTTGAATATGAAATGAGTGAAAAAGAATTTTTAAAACATACCGTTTCTTCTTTAAAAACCGGTCGACTTAAATACTGCAGCGGCTCAGGCAAAAAGATAAAGAAAGTCGCCGTCTGCGGAGGTTCCGGTTCCGACCTGACTGATGCAGCTTTAAATTCGGGTGCGGATGCTTTTATAACAGCTGACATAAAGTACCACACATATCATGATGCACGGGGAAAGATTCTACTTGTTGACGCGGGTCATTATGAGACAGAGATCGGTTCTTTAAATGCTGTAAAAAGAAAAATTGAAAAATTTTTAATGGATAAAGAAACAATAAAAGTTTATAAATATTCCGGCAGCACTAATCCGGTAAAGTTTTATTAA
- the ispG gene encoding (E)-4-hydroxy-3-methylbut-2-enyl-diphosphate synthase, protein MIEGIKKYCNSLTRYSRYKTREVFIGDIPLGGSNPIRIQSMTTTDTMNTIATVEQSIKMINAGCEYIRITAPSLNEAQNLKNIKDELHKRGYHAPLIADIHFTPNAAELAARIVEKVRVNPGNYIDKKKFQTIEYTDAEYAEEIERIRERFSPLVKICKEYGTAMRIGTNHGSLSDRIMSRYGDTPLGMVESALEFLRICEENNYQSVVLSMKASNPQIMVQAYRLLIQKMEEENMNYPLHLGVTEAGDGEDGRIKSAVGIGTLLEDGIGDTIRVSLTEEPEYEAPVAISLAQRYSERKNHKEILPIDNSPIDPFVYSRRETFEVSGLGGGTVPKVVIDLSNEKIDEPSSLKKIGYSYDPVTDKWNMSDQASDFIYLACKTLPFDSPNNLKIIYDYKHWLGLEDRTKGFPILTFDDFKKKSSLSFVMNFVQLDIHNLFDKAFDEIKNNPTIVLILTTTNSHGMAEQRRAVFELIKNEIKNPVVIKREYSDTDEDHFRLFSSTDFGALLIDGIGDGIWLGGKDMNGSLFEPAFINRTIFGILQAARTRISKTEYIACPSCGRTLFDLVEVTNMIRKKTEHLKGVKIAIMGCIVNGPGEMADADYGYVGSGPGKITLYKGKEIVKRSINSENALDELINLIRDDGKWVDLAEI, encoded by the coding sequence ATGATAGAAGGCATCAAAAAATATTGCAACAGTCTCACCCGGTATTCAAGGTACAAAACCAGGGAAGTTTTCATCGGCGATATTCCTCTTGGCGGATCAAACCCGATTAGAATCCAATCGATGACTACTACCGATACGATGAATACGATCGCAACCGTTGAACAGTCGATAAAAATGATTAATGCCGGCTGCGAGTATATCAGAATAACCGCTCCAAGTCTTAACGAAGCGCAAAACCTTAAAAACATAAAGGATGAATTGCATAAACGCGGCTACCATGCGCCATTGATTGCAGATATTCACTTCACTCCTAACGCCGCCGAACTTGCCGCACGGATTGTTGAAAAGGTGCGCGTAAATCCGGGTAACTATATAGATAAGAAAAAATTTCAAACCATAGAGTATACGGACGCCGAGTATGCCGAGGAGATCGAAAGAATTAGAGAACGATTTTCACCTCTGGTAAAAATCTGCAAGGAATACGGGACGGCGATGCGCATCGGCACTAATCACGGATCGCTGTCGGACAGAATAATGAGCAGGTACGGGGACACACCTCTCGGGATGGTTGAATCCGCTCTCGAATTCCTGCGGATATGCGAAGAGAATAATTATCAGAGTGTTGTCCTTTCTATGAAAGCAAGTAATCCGCAGATAATGGTTCAGGCATACCGTCTTCTCATTCAGAAGATGGAAGAAGAAAACATGAACTATCCTCTCCACCTTGGTGTAACTGAAGCAGGCGACGGGGAGGATGGAAGAATTAAATCCGCTGTTGGAATCGGCACATTACTGGAAGACGGTATCGGCGATACTATTCGTGTTTCCCTTACGGAGGAGCCTGAATATGAAGCTCCGGTTGCCATTTCCCTTGCGCAGCGGTATTCCGAAAGAAAGAATCATAAAGAAATTCTACCGATCGATAATTCTCCCATAGATCCGTTCGTTTATTCGCGAAGAGAAACTTTCGAGGTTTCCGGACTTGGCGGAGGAACAGTACCAAAAGTGGTGATCGATTTAAGCAATGAAAAAATTGACGAGCCTTCATCACTCAAAAAAATCGGTTACAGTTACGATCCTGTCACAGATAAGTGGAACATGAGCGACCAGGCAAGCGATTTTATTTATCTTGCCTGCAAAACACTTCCCTTCGATTCGCCTAATAATTTGAAAATTATTTACGACTATAAACACTGGCTCGGGCTGGAGGATAGAACAAAAGGGTTTCCGATATTAACATTTGACGATTTTAAAAAGAAATCCTCTTTATCGTTTGTAATGAATTTTGTTCAACTCGATATACATAATCTTTTTGATAAAGCCTTTGACGAAATAAAAAATAATCCCACCATAGTTCTAATTCTAACAACCACCAATTCACACGGAATGGCAGAACAGCGGCGTGCAGTATTTGAATTGATTAAGAATGAAATTAAAAACCCGGTTGTTATTAAGAGAGAGTATAGCGATACGGACGAAGATCATTTCCGGTTATTCAGTTCCACAGATTTCGGTGCGTTGTTAATTGACGGTATCGGTGACGGAATATGGCTTGGCGGAAAAGACATGAACGGTTCCCTGTTCGAGCCCGCATTTATCAACAGGACAATCTTCGGAATTCTTCAGGCCGCCAGGACAAGGATTTCCAAAACCGAATATATTGCATGTCCGTCGTGTGGAAGAACGCTTTTCGATCTGGTAGAAGTAACAAACATGATCCGGAAAAAGACAGAGCATCTGAAGGGGGTAAAAATTGCGATTATGGGTTGTATTGTTAATGGACCTGGCGAAATGGCCGATGCTGATTACGGATATGTCGGTTCCGGACCCGGAAAAATCACTCTTTATAAGGGAAAAGAAATAGTAAAACGAAGCATAAATTCGGAAAATGCCCTGGACGAACTGATAAATCTTATACGGGACGACGGCAAGTGGGTTGATCTAGCCGAAATTTGA
- a CDS encoding DJ-1/PfpI family protein, with amino-acid sequence MIKKNVLLILPSKDFNEQEYLVILNALERSHISVFIASDAYAICTGSNGLKVKNDIQVYNIHESNFGGIVFIGGNGVRDYWNNRQLQQIARKFHNSKKPVGAICGAPIILARAGIVSECATCFPDDRKELEREGIEYRESPVVITNNVITAKDPSAASEFIKLFLHELAKN; translated from the coding sequence TTGATCAAGAAAAACGTCTTATTAATCCTGCCTTCAAAGGATTTTAACGAGCAGGAATATCTGGTAATTCTAAACGCACTCGAAAGGTCTCATATAAGTGTCTTTATCGCCTCGGATGCTTACGCTATATGTACAGGTTCGAACGGTTTAAAAGTTAAAAATGATATTCAGGTTTATAACATACACGAAAGCAATTTCGGCGGGATAGTTTTTATAGGCGGGAACGGAGTGAGAGATTACTGGAATAACCGTCAGCTTCAGCAGATTGCCCGTAAATTTCACAACAGTAAAAAGCCGGTAGGGGCGATATGCGGCGCACCAATAATCCTCGCGCGGGCCGGTATTGTATCTGAATGCGCAACATGTTTTCCCGACGACAGAAAAGAACTTGAACGCGAAGGAATTGAATACCGGGAAAGCCCGGTGGTAATTACAAATAATGTTATTACCGCTAAGGATCCTTCTGCGGCTTCAGAGTTTATTAAGCTCTTTTTACACGAATTAGCTAAAAATTAA
- the dnaG gene encoding DNA primase: MRIPEQKIEEIRNAADIVDIISGFVQLKKRGKNFIGLCPFHQEKTPSFTVSQDKQIYHCFGCGNGGNAFKFLMEFKSISFVEAVEEIADNVGIKIQYDKEINDAQQNELEGLYEINLVAARFFSESLLKSTEGEEAREYLKNRSIKLQTQRTFGIGYAPYGWDNFLLHAKDSSVDLQKAKALGLIDVNEKGEYYDKFRHRIIFPIFSPNGRVIAFGGRILEKRTDIAKYLNSPESQVYSKRRSLYGLFHSKEEIRKLDRAILVEGYMDLISLYQAGVKNVVASSGTSLTEEQVQLLSRFTKNIIILFDADPAGQKASVRSIEILLKQNFEVKVITLPKGEDPDSYIVKNGKEQFDQLVHSAKNFLEYQTSQFEEAGMFEDPARATEAIRELVKSLSLVDDELKRNLLLKTISKKFNLREKLIETELNTFLNQQKQRTPFPDRSSQKNIKVDENLNSVGVSQHENPYEKELVRLLFSGNEEIMGHILDRVSPELFSDLRYRKLAGIALEGFNQQKFSPAYLIDRVENEELRNFIFKIALTDETISKKWDEISYNGKIEKDTLEYAMNTVTVFLVNQIEDQIRTNNKIISESKDERLHLELLKRNIELLEEKKSLLNSKTNNR; this comes from the coding sequence ATGAGAATACCGGAACAGAAGATTGAAGAGATTAGAAATGCCGCGGATATTGTTGATATAATTTCCGGTTTTGTTCAATTGAAAAAAAGGGGCAAAAATTTTATTGGGCTCTGTCCTTTTCATCAGGAAAAGACCCCCTCTTTTACTGTGAGTCAGGACAAACAGATTTACCACTGTTTCGGATGCGGCAACGGAGGAAACGCATTCAAATTCCTTATGGAATTTAAGAGCATCTCGTTTGTTGAGGCGGTTGAGGAAATTGCGGATAATGTCGGTATCAAAATTCAGTATGATAAAGAGATTAATGACGCACAGCAGAATGAACTTGAAGGGTTGTATGAAATAAATCTTGTTGCCGCCCGCTTCTTTTCTGAAAGCCTTCTCAAAAGTACCGAAGGCGAAGAGGCCCGTGAATATCTCAAAAACAGATCGATAAAACTTCAGACACAAAGAACTTTCGGAATCGGTTATGCACCGTACGGATGGGATAATTTTCTTCTTCACGCGAAGGATAGTTCGGTCGATCTTCAAAAAGCAAAAGCACTCGGACTGATTGATGTTAATGAAAAAGGAGAGTATTACGACAAATTCCGGCACAGGATAATTTTTCCGATCTTTTCACCTAACGGAAGGGTAATTGCTTTCGGAGGAAGGATACTTGAGAAACGGACCGATATTGCAAAGTATCTTAACTCTCCGGAGTCGCAGGTCTATTCTAAACGGAGATCACTCTACGGATTGTTTCATTCAAAAGAAGAAATACGTAAACTCGACCGCGCAATTCTGGTAGAAGGTTATATGGACCTTATCTCGCTCTATCAGGCGGGCGTTAAAAACGTTGTTGCATCGTCGGGTACTTCCTTAACAGAGGAACAGGTTCAACTCCTTTCGAGATTTACAAAGAACATCATTATTCTGTTCGATGCCGATCCTGCGGGACAAAAAGCATCGGTCCGGTCGATCGAGATATTGCTTAAACAGAACTTTGAAGTAAAAGTGATCACCCTGCCGAAAGGGGAGGACCCTGATTCATATATTGTAAAGAACGGCAAGGAGCAATTCGATCAACTGGTTCATTCGGCAAAAAATTTTCTTGAGTACCAGACCTCGCAATTTGAAGAAGCGGGAATGTTTGAAGATCCTGCACGTGCAACCGAAGCGATACGCGAGCTTGTTAAATCCCTTTCCCTGGTTGATGACGAACTGAAACGCAATCTGCTTTTAAAAACAATCTCTAAGAAATTCAACCTCAGGGAAAAACTGATCGAAACCGAATTAAACACCTTCCTTAACCAGCAGAAACAGAGAACACCTTTTCCGGATCGGTCCTCACAGAAGAATATTAAGGTCGATGAAAACCTTAACTCCGTTGGTGTTTCTCAACATGAAAATCCTTATGAGAAAGAACTTGTCCGGCTTCTCTTCAGCGGCAACGAAGAAATAATGGGGCATATACTCGACCGGGTTAGTCCTGAACTATTCTCCGATCTGCGATATAGAAAACTTGCGGGTATTGCACTCGAGGGTTTCAATCAGCAGAAATTTTCTCCCGCTTATCTTATTGATAGAGTTGAAAACGAGGAGCTCCGCAATTTCATTTTCAAAATAGCCCTTACCGATGAAACTATAAGCAAGAAATGGGATGAAATTTCATACAACGGTAAAATTGAAAAGGATACGCTTGAATACGCTATGAATACGGTTACGGTTTTTCTAGTCAACCAGATCGAAGACCAGATAAGAACAAATAATAAAATAATTTCCGAATCAAAAGATGAACGCCTGCACCTTGAATTGCTTAAAAGAAATATTGAATTGCTTGAAGAGAAAAAATCTCTTCTTAATTCGAAAACAAACAACAGATGA
- a CDS encoding alpha-amylase family glycosyl hydrolase → MSYNPSIYEINTRVFLKRFGPNARIDKIPDDYLDYLSQLKIDYVWFMGIWKTCPSSVEKYCFEEGLVRNYSRALKNWQKEDVIGSPFAVDLYEINETLGSPEDLINLKSQLNRRGIGLILDFIPNHFNVESNLLKTNPDIFLNVDKELFDRDPHTYFRTGAEGENYFAHGRDPFFPAWQDTVQVNFFSRPARDFLSDTVLNLTGICDGVRCDMAMLALNNVFKNTWTGVLARTNQSEIKEEFWSETIRKVKNARPDFLFIAEAYWDLEWELQQLGFDYTYDKSLTDRLRSDYVSVIKEHLLAEDEYQRKSIRFIENHDEERAVPSFGKEKSKAAAIIISTVQGMRFYNDGQFEGKKIKLPVQLGREPEETINPEFSDFYNRLLAITSHRVFKEGKWLLLEPGTSWEGNHSFLNILAWSWNLNEEGRLVVVNYSNMISTCRLKFDLIGFPEEFELRDLLNDQNYLRSAEEIHSAGLFIELKPWQAHIFKY, encoded by the coding sequence ATGAGTTATAATCCATCTATATATGAAATTAATACCCGTGTGTTTCTTAAAAGATTCGGTCCAAATGCCCGAATTGATAAAATTCCGGATGATTATCTCGACTATCTCTCACAGCTGAAAATTGATTATGTATGGTTTATGGGGATCTGGAAAACATGCCCTTCATCGGTTGAAAAATATTGTTTCGAAGAAGGCCTGGTGAGAAATTACAGCCGTGCTCTTAAAAACTGGCAGAAAGAGGATGTTATCGGTTCCCCCTTTGCTGTTGATCTTTATGAAATTAACGAAACACTCGGTAGTCCTGAAGATTTGATAAATCTTAAATCGCAGCTTAACAGGCGGGGGATTGGATTGATTCTTGATTTTATTCCAAATCATTTCAATGTGGAATCCAATCTTTTAAAAACAAATCCGGACATTTTTCTTAATGTTGATAAAGAATTATTTGATCGCGATCCGCATACTTACTTCAGAACTGGTGCGGAAGGTGAAAATTATTTTGCCCACGGTCGCGATCCTTTTTTCCCGGCTTGGCAGGATACTGTGCAGGTGAATTTTTTCAGCAGGCCTGCAAGAGATTTTTTATCAGACACCGTGCTTAATCTTACCGGGATTTGCGACGGAGTAAGATGCGATATGGCAATGCTTGCGCTTAACAATGTTTTTAAAAATACATGGACGGGGGTGTTGGCCAGAACTAATCAATCTGAAATTAAGGAGGAGTTCTGGTCGGAAACTATCCGGAAAGTTAAAAACGCCCGCCCGGACTTTCTTTTTATTGCCGAGGCTTACTGGGACCTTGAATGGGAGCTGCAACAGCTTGGGTTCGATTATACATACGATAAGAGTTTAACTGACAGACTTAGAAGTGATTATGTGAGTGTTATTAAAGAGCATCTCCTTGCTGAGGATGAATATCAGAGAAAATCGATCAGGTTTATTGAAAATCACGATGAAGAAAGAGCCGTTCCATCATTCGGGAAAGAGAAATCGAAAGCCGCTGCAATTATTATAAGTACTGTTCAGGGAATGAGATTTTATAACGACGGGCAGTTCGAAGGGAAAAAAATAAAACTTCCGGTTCAATTAGGCCGGGAACCCGAAGAAACTATTAATCCGGAATTCTCCGATTTCTATAACAGACTCTTAGCTATTACATCTCACCGTGTATTTAAAGAGGGGAAATGGCTCCTGCTTGAACCCGGTACATCCTGGGAAGGGAATCATTCTTTTCTGAACATCCTTGCATGGAGCTGGAACCTAAACGAGGAAGGACGACTTGTTGTAGTTAACTACTCAAACATGATTTCAACGTGCAGATTGAAATTTGATTTAATTGGATTTCCCGAGGAGTTCGAGCTTAGAGATTTGCTTAACGATCAGAACTACCTGAGATCCGCCGAAGAAATCCATAGTGCCGGGTTGTTTATTGAACTGAAGCCCTGGCAGGCGCATATATTCAAATATTAG
- a CDS encoding response regulator, protein MKLENKPSLLIVEDDFENQKFLQFFLRRKFDVELCDSADTFYRKLNEKKFDIILMDISLKGKKDGLQLTRELRNSSEYKDLPVIGLSAHAFQKDKDNAYDAGVDLFITKPVQNDNLMDALFNTLEQKTGKKFL, encoded by the coding sequence ATGAAATTAGAAAACAAGCCCTCATTATTGATCGTTGAAGATGATTTCGAAAATCAGAAGTTTCTCCAGTTCTTCCTGCGCAGAAAATTTGATGTCGAATTATGCGACTCGGCAGATACCTTCTACCGGAAACTGAACGAGAAGAAGTTCGACATTATACTGATGGACATTTCCCTTAAAGGTAAAAAGGACGGGCTTCAATTAACACGTGAATTAAGAAACTCCAGCGAATATAAAGACCTTCCTGTAATCGGACTTTCCGCACATGCGTTTCAGAAGGATAAAGATAACGCTTATGATGCCGGTGTTGATCTCTTTATTACCAAACCGGTCCAGAACGATAATTTGATGGATGCTCTTTTCAACACACTTGAACAGAAAACCGGTAAAAAATTCTTATAA